A genome region from Candidatus Bathyarchaeia archaeon includes the following:
- a CDS encoding PRC-barrel domain-containing protein, giving the protein MSQQSREKSVTRERLIGMQVIDGDGCLMGTVRDISFTIGKMGILLYVEGKDGSAKEVPWEDVQAVGDFVILKARPTQVTETQVAQPVQPAAQAQPICPTCRGPLTWIPQYQRWYCYKCKKYA; this is encoded by the coding sequence ATGTCTCAACAGTCGAGGGAAAAAAGTGTAACAAGGGAGCGCCTTATTGGAATGCAGGTCATAGATGGAGATGGCTGTCTTATGGGAACCGTGAGGGATATAAGCTTCACTATTGGAAAGATGGGCATACTGTTATATGTTGAGGGGAAAGATGGATCGGCGAAAGAGGTTCCTTGGGAAGACGTGCAAGCTGTGGGAGACTTCGTCATTTTAAAGGCACGCCCAACTCAAGTTACGGAAACACAGGTGGCACAGCCAGTTCAACCAGCTGCGCAGGCGCAACCAATATGTCCAACATGCAGGGGTCCACTCACATGGATCCCGCAATATCAGAGATGGTACTGCTATAAATGTAAGAAGTACGCTTAA
- a CDS encoding 50S ribosomal protein L2 codes for MGKRILVQRRGRGAPTFKASTHKRIAPVKYPNLAKNIMDNVLKGQIIELIHDPSRGAPLACVELETGEIFYTLAPEGVHEEQIIEIGGKSSIKIGNILPIGLIPEGTTVCNIELLPGDRGKLVRSSGAYATIISHTPEGTLVSLPSGKTRYINDLCLATIGVVAASGRTEKPFVKAGAKFHWMKAKGHKYPRVRGRAMIAAVHPFGSGRRGARKVTTVSRNAPPGRKVGLIAAKRTGRKKKK; via the coding sequence GTGGGAAAAAGAATATTGGTTCAGAGAAGAGGGAGAGGCGCACCAACATTTAAAGCTTCAACACATAAACGTATTGCCCCAGTAAAATATCCTAATTTAGCAAAAAATATTATGGACAATGTTTTGAAGGGACAAATAATAGAGCTTATTCATGATCCAAGTAGGGGTGCTCCTTTAGCATGCGTAGAGCTTGAAACTGGAGAAATATTTTACACGTTAGCCCCCGAAGGGGTTCATGAAGAACAAATAATAGAGATTGGCGGGAAATCTTCCATAAAAATTGGCAATATTCTTCCAATCGGACTGATTCCTGAAGGAACAACCGTGTGCAATATAGAGCTCTTGCCTGGTGACAGAGGTAAACTTGTTCGATCTTCGGGAGCATATGCAACCATCATATCGCACACACCAGAGGGAACATTAGTGTCGCTTCCCTCCGGTAAAACACGTTATATTAACGATTTATGCCTGGCCACGATAGGCGTTGTAGCAGCTTCTGGCCGCACGGAGAAACCATTCGTAAAGGCTGGTGCAAAATTCCATTGGATGAAGGCTAAGGGGCATAAATATCCAAGAGTACGTGGTAGAGCAATGATAGCAGCCGTGCATCCATTCGGAAGTGGCAGAAGAGGTGCCAGGAAAGTTACAACAGTGTCACGTAATGCACCGCCCGGAAGAAAAGTTGGATTAATAGCGGCTAAAAGAACTGGCAGAAAGAAGAAAAAGTAG
- a CDS encoding 50S ribosomal protein L23, with the protein MNPHEVILYPLITEVTSRMIERENKIVFIVSLKATKKDIKRAVEDLYQVKVEDVNVLITRKGTKKAFVKLSPEYSATDLAVKLGIL; encoded by the coding sequence ATGAACCCTCATGAAGTTATCCTCTATCCTCTTATAACTGAGGTTACGAGCCGCATGATTGAGAGAGAGAATAAGATAGTTTTTATTGTTAGCCTTAAGGCAACTAAAAAGGATATTAAGAGAGCTGTTGAGGATCTTTATCAAGTTAAGGTTGAGGATGTTAATGTATTGATAACTAGAAAAGGGACGAAAAAAGCCTTCGTGAAATTGTCTCCTGAATATAGTGCAACGGATTTGGCAGTTAAATTGGGCATACTATAG